CCCGGGCGATGCGCGGAGGACGAGGAGCGAAAAGCCGAGCGCCCCCACGAGGCCGACCATCGCTGCCAGGTGGATCGCTCGCACCAGCGCCAGGGCGACCGTCATGCTGGCACGGGCTCCATCGCAGCTCCGACGAGGCTCATCTGGGCTCGCGGATCGTGAACGAGAACTCGCTCTCCACGATGTGGCCGTCGACCGACAGCACCCGATACCGGACCGTGTAGGTTCCCGGCGCCAGCGGTGCGACGCCGACCGAGAGTCGCTTGGGATCGTCCGGGCCTACGCGAACGTCGCCGGCGTCGACCTGTCGGCCATCCCCGTCGACCACGGTCAGCCTGGAGAAGGCCGCCTCCAGGCGCTCGTTGAACCAGAGCTGCACCTCGGTCGGCGCTCGCACGAGAACCGCCCGGCGAGCCGGCGACGACTTCACCAGGTAGGCATGGGGCCAGCCAACCTCGGGCGCCAGCAGGAGCACCGTCACGATGGCGGTGACGAGTCGGGAGACCCGCCTCACCGTCAGCCCTCCGCCGGCGCAGCAACTTAAGGCCCCGCCCGCCAGCCGCCCCATCAGTGCCCTTTCGGTTGCCCTCCGTGCGGGGGCGCCGGCGGCGCATGCCCGCTTCCACCCGAAGGCGGATGTTTGTGCTCGCCTTTGAGGCCCCGCATGTAGGCGACCAGGTCGATCAGCTCCGCGACCGTCAGGCTCTCCCGGTAGTCGGGCATGATCGAGAGCCCGTCCGGCCCGGTGTGACCAGGGCCCGTGACGATGACGGCGTTGGGATTCATGATCGACTCCAGGAAGTACTGGGAAGGGTGGTGACTGCCCATGCCCGTCAGGTCGGGACCCGCGTCCCCCGCCCCCTTCGCGGCGTGGGGGAAATGCTCACCCTTGATCGCGTGGCACTTGTAGCATTCGAGCTTGGCGAAGACCTCCCGCCCGGCCCCGGGGTTGCCGAGGGGCACCGTGAGTCGCCAGCCCGGCGGGACGCCTCCGTGCTTATGCAACTCCTCCATCGTGATGCGAACGGGCGCCTTCCGGTGCTCGTGGGGCGGCGTGCCGGGCGTGTGGGCGTGGTCATCTTTGTCGGCGTCCGCACCGCCGACGACGAGCGTCGCCGCTGCCGCCAGCGCCAGCCCGGCGCCGAACGCTCTGTGGATCCTCATGCTGATCTCTGCCATCAAGCGTTGCTTCAACTCCATCTTGCACCTCCTCACGGCCGCGCGGGCGGCTGGCCGACGGCGGCCGCTGGCCGACCGGCGAGGGCGACCTCGTAGAGCAAGGCGCCACGCTGCATGAGGCCAGCGACGATCTGACCGTAGAACTCCGTCATCGGATTGCCGCCCGTGTCCGCGGCG
This genomic stretch from Candidatus Methylomirabilota bacterium harbors:
- a CDS encoding copper resistance CopC family protein, whose amino-acid sequence is MRRVSRLVTAIVTVLLLAPEVGWPHAYLVKSSPARRAVLVRAPTEVQLWFNERLEAAFSRLTVVDGDGRQVDAGDVRVGPDDPKRLSVGVAPLAPGTYTVRYRVLSVDGHIVESEFSFTIREPR
- a CDS encoding c-type cytochrome; its protein translation is MRIHRAFGAGLALAAAATLVVGGADADKDDHAHTPGTPPHEHRKAPVRITMEELHKHGGVPPGWRLTVPLGNPGAGREVFAKLECYKCHAIKGEHFPHAAKGAGDAGPDLTGMGSHHPSQYFLESIMNPNAVIVTGPGHTGPDGLSIMPDYRESLTVAELIDLVAYMRGLKGEHKHPPSGGSGHAPPAPPHGGQPKGH